In one Desulfobacterales bacterium genomic region, the following are encoded:
- a CDS encoding helix-turn-helix transcriptional regulator, producing MKKSHENAAILLGRRIRSLRESKGWTQQELGNQADVNYKFVGEIERGQQNPSLNVLVKIAAALEVDLPEMLRFEHEATDRKQIESQIEKILKTMPDADLRQVLLVLHTLYPAHPKAA from the coding sequence ATGAAAAAATCACATGAAAATGCGGCCATTCTCCTGGGGCGGCGAATTCGGTCGCTAAGAGAATCTAAAGGCTGGACGCAACAAGAGCTCGGAAACCAAGCGGATGTGAATTACAAATTCGTTGGTGAGATTGAGCGGGGTCAGCAGAACCCGTCTTTAAACGTTCTTGTAAAAATTGCTGCGGCCCTGGAAGTGGACCTGCCGGAAATGCTTCGATTCGAGCATGAAGCTACGGACCGAAAACAGATTGAATCTCAAATTGAAAAAATTCTAAAGACCATGCCCGATGCCGATCTGCGTCAGGTACTATTGGTGCTTCACACGCTCTATCCTGCACATCCGAAAGCTGCTTAA